The proteins below come from a single Drosophila busckii strain San Diego stock center, stock number 13000-0081.31 chromosome X, ASM1175060v1, whole genome shotgun sequence genomic window:
- the LOC108605126 gene encoding uncharacterized protein LOC108605126, which translates to MRQLLLLVLALLGVVSLGAAQELQSDYATAGSEDIYLSTNDEELPEQSQYENNYEEEQEFEEDEFVELQPQGINIDGIGETDVSCEYSCPRYYRPICVQRNDQQITYATPCEYHNELRCAHVLNRLQDSPMPNFQFLYHSVCEKNI; encoded by the coding sequence ATGcgtcagttgctgttgttggtgttggccTTATTGGGTGTAGTCAGCCTGGGTGCAGCGCAGGAATTACAGTCCGACTATGCCACAGCGGGCAGCGAGGATATTTATTTGTCTACCAATGACGAGGAGCTGCCAGAGCAGTCGCAATATGAGAATAATTATGAGGAGGAGCAGGAGTTTGAGGAGGACGAATTCGTTGAACTGCAGCCACAGGGCATTAACATAGACGGCATTGGTGAAACCGATGTTAGCTGCGAGTACAGCTGTCCGCGTTATTATCGTCCTATTTGCGTGCAGCGCAACGATCAGCAGATCACATATGCCACGCCCTGCGAGTATCACAACGAGCTGCGTTGCGCCCATGTGCTCAATCGCCTGCAGGACAGTCCAATGCCAAACTTTCAGTTTCTTTACCATAGTGTCTGCGAAAAGAATATTTAG
- the LOC108605127 gene encoding uncharacterized protein LOC108605127 produces the protein MSDKENGGKNKTYTADGAAQSTSVQPADKLMELRRCIPFIKEVAHNSGRFLTAEKYSKLLTLQHLLENHSTPEDFFRRYSVDLLAKIESIIIKLKKSYNAQNKTPDGTVIVLDDDEDDTNAEPTSSNGQQSTTSEPSDKTGSAQQPEPQQSNGEAAKSITTVHEDIIPLTVETISMPAVILDQFEQNANPSPTTIDMNSPEDANGADFTRRDNASKSHLPWTAFERRDYSATSKLGIERRPNPTPPLTKSLAEEYAKKRAKVALSSIAPAPGASLEEARKKLARLRGAPDCTPRMPSSADCTMAPMASNSKDPRGRKASTSKLTMADEMPPSPPSWRKGQPVPTTYNIPLLSNRPNLININCNNDLSQVPSPSWANNNLGNQTNNNKFFGIFNSRRTRRSSSAQERVASATPPPARSYFEHRQAKAREADAAKKQRLLEAAEKPREIETDEQTVVTPLDNQVKKLDTSYRNLGEAAPRAKINFKIPKLNPAKATNKKIEKNEKAKMNRQAKAADKSNKSEASTSTATDKGKNQQAKAADKSNKSEAATNPTTSNAVTDKGKKTDAEKQKSDKNKAKKHKSHKSKRSKHDQSKNDEQKSHKPKSSGSSEGKTKDKSTLPVAIDEKRVDNNSVANDEPVMEPALPSLEQQAALDKTTSDKDTTKQPEEKPADKQSETREQQVIIENAALKQEKITDKPQPVPKTAVVPTGTMVVIPMSNCASNLDEQQQTEGTADIDKDKNKQTIKRAAEPISEFKSKMQRRKSMMPISSESLVDREELFSSHSLVYEDVVDHQREQEVRNKAVKAAGAGAGAEPSQQQERINRKLATIFEKSTDNSKISTQNILEGKRRTRLNSLTFNETQMGRNAVMLAAFQAGGPAPQAVATATTKKANKHARSSSGKADLPSAKRQRLNESANQSKSGSGAKAAEPRFKPMPSAKQPSINELITAPSTSAEPKPTTEKHTFPKESASSSSATENKPKPNELKTPGATESKFNELQNELNAPSTTEGTPKPNEPEPLMIANITALSESVKQSNAPSTSATEGTPKPVIKRKRAQQRLNELEKLNKDISEMYYADDVLRATGRRNCNKGITYGNRNNNNISTLSSVELTPYIRNVARRGRSCGSAGVTRMGLKAKETQQQQQLAQFQLRRLRVRIKYCEQLERRLREQNQATVKNINPAWHALSSNQSECLVCKLPVQRDYKHYNQHHGEYFFARLSPGALADLRIGLGNRPIYGSTADCFWPQYRHKCPFCCTDLELSKTRWLDHFATHTGEGGYYCSLCRKMSEKSTPLAEHVARCGAGAHILTSNRFRTKIPLPIIVCHLCEFVQTNRANMENHWKLQHGMRAKSVKGLGEELILFRVDGVPLVKKRSEAMALIKQNNRARETAAQELVLKQQEEDEQSEQEEQVDEEDTIEQEEQVDDEDNVEQVQLLIPGIIGMPPPLPEEDQVLVVNGCKYDEEDEIMPPLVAPATPVSNPPMQEEEEETLQPNEEVEEEAAAADPQAEQAAKVKPNLFHHYNKFYNRLQNNSPNPAVPSPSAGSGNVGSKRNKSPGSVGSNCSETTVEAMESVENSSSVISKPRAEDSLATIVENVSFNNQNYYCQYTGCEFETNEPKALETHFELKHPSVRWSGGCFSCVIPSSRPQLTIAEELRHMMEVHKPPAPTETASEEEAIAESVDEKPQLVDEVVVSPPPSPVPEPVAPPAVPRLRVRRFSGDRFIAESVEESSFELESNSQRIQTFYDTYENYTQERKAAPPPIARRRKTFCAAASSLELGLAINSVFSLAEVVSGVPDVAAEETVMSADQTQMPAAASNADFVVTQSVTPSYNGEAPPQVNISIEAHGEATAGASAPSAAVDRFRCMAANCKFFTYTVVDIRSHLNFHSLVSFGNKDYLKCIYCGLVAIDVDNFVRHGVSVHGLGSPAELLLPAQPTSSTELIRTLLEQRRNPPRPPAAATVTATATTSATTAATQEKTEPCPAFNVMLEQLLNPTGLELSKLFACPQRGCHVTLKEEEFTNHVLYHVSSNPSIQPLKCKHCTQSFERPAEMRLHLKRLHARHQYICQLCLATTVDAALMQHHVRQVHALGGGASKFVELPQSQLQLKQSYWVAVMGKEDTFGKLQLGRLIEGLCVEWQLRRRQPSAKTRFHPSELHVLPTGGQLLPHKVQCTECRFGTNESKQMLSHLMLHRIEAVHQTYKQRNEQPAKAPVAVAVSGAEPAAASQSGTATCGSMVVASPLVETETGGQCNVQRPRYGYVPKEVRFVCGVPQCNERRDSEFNLRCHLIQSHRYADTYTCPHCGESQTRLLVTNVLLHLSMHKRHLYQCGACPVFHAKKIAIDSHINDKHPDASVDIIIHKRNDSAYNMQLDETRWLKSAARVNFGAPNDFVCNICRWQSPNYIQILRHSQNMHDQRDQYNCPYCKEGFSLDVVGTIIHILRQHPGKRVQPVQSFQRLRNVFKNTLGFYCNNCQRAATTYQRMLGHCVEKQLTHHQYQCPHCEYSASVERNVANHLERRGKHKSTLLGLALHQFERVFNELLDSDCWQLAQPMRDKQPQQQDEQPQQQDEQPQQQDEQQQPRKSKPNNSEKELELIEVLSSDEEAEEQLQLQQEQDKQAETLISLCFELTCMMCEATANDVDKLRQHWMSRHSHKPFYFTVKPLLCCPYCLEFVGGAKVLAAHLQEKHSIHNLIGCDVRRKTECAFCSFNFGTDTSKLVNHCRTERHFAHEIKELSNGTLKTLLEPSALGLRTSYFICNTCRQVLPTKEAMAQHGSEKHKTIQGGFCFLQIKKDIIYYCAFCRFASTTEMLVMRHMLNHFKGFRQCSYCNAHQSDDFDEYIQHCYTAHKELVRTTFEAVHPFRQISMYLMHTFMQFPNGFIASKKSLRYTRYHDVSVIQEVYRGLLRDAVQPPIPRINIAALMKRKETAIKITKRRKTLNPNDLNRIRESEASGTQQTQTQAASITPVHASSVVSNTPSRVASSAASSSAVIVPNTRIVERVPFYRETSFTNNATVAATSTAPTKVLLIPVSSPLSVPSSTYIQSLLMQQLHRSQLML, from the exons ATGAGTGACAAGGAGAATGGaggaaaaaacaaaacctatACAGCTGATGGTGCTGCGCAGTCAACCTCGGTGCAACCTGCAGACAAGTTGATGGAACTGCGCAGATGCATACCATTTATCAAAGAGGTGGCCCACAATTCTGGACGCTTTCTGACTGCcgaaaaatattcaaagcttTTAACCTTACAGCACCTATTGGAGAATCA TTCAACACCTGAAGATTTTTTTCGTCGATACTCTGTGGACTTGTTAGCCAAAATTGagagtattattattaaattgaagaaAAGCTATAATGCG caaaataaaacgcCTGACGGGACTGTCATCGTCTTGGATGACGACGAGGATGATACAAATGCAGAGCCTACCAGCAGCAACGGGCAACAGTCAACAACATCCGAGCCATCTGATAAGACCGGCTCCGCTCAGCAACCGGAGCCGCAGCAGTCGAATGGCGAAGCTGCCAAATCAATTACAACCGTACATGAGGACATAATACCTTTAACTGTGGAAACTATATCTATGCCGGCTGTCATACTGGACCAATTTGAGCAGAACGCCAATCCATCTCCAACAACCATTGACATGAACTCTCCCGAAGACGCCAATGGGGCTGATTTTACGCGCAGAGATAATGCGAGCAAATCACATCTGCCATGGACAGCCTTTGAGCGTCGAGACTATTCGGCAACGAGCAAATTGGGAATTGAAAGGCGCCCAAATCCAACGCCGCCGCTTACCAAATCTCTGGCAGAGGAATATGCAAAGAAGCGCGCCAAAGTAGCGTTGTCGTCGATTGCCCCCGCTCCCGGGGCCTCGCTGGAGGAAGCTCGCAAGAAGCTAGCCAGGCTGCGTGGCGCCCCAGATTGCACACCGCGTATGCCTAGTTCCGCAGATTGCACCATGGCACCCATGGCGTCCAATAGCAAGGATCCGCGAGGACGAAAGGCTTCTACAAGTAAGCTTACTATGGCGGATGAGATGCCACCATCGCCGCCCAGCTGGCGCAAAGGGCAACCGGTGCCAACAACTTACAACATTCCGTTGCTGTCCAACCGTCCTAATCTTATTAACATTAACTGCAACAACGACCTTTCTCAAGTTCCTTCGCCT AGCTGGGCCAACAACAATCTTggaaatcaaacaaataacaacaaatttttcgGTATATTTAACTCCAGACGTACACGCCGTTCGTCGTCAGCGCAGGAGCGAGTCGCATCGGCAACTCCTCCTCCAGCTCGTTCCTATTTCGAGCATCGCCAAGCCAAGGCGCGTGAGGCTGATGCAGCGAAAAAGCAGCGACTGCTGGAAGCCGCTGAGAAACCACGTGAAATTGAGACTGATGAGCAGACGGTGGTCACTCCACTTGATAATCAAGTAAAGAAGCTGGACACATCGTATCGAAATCTGGGCGAAGCGGCTCCAAgggcaaaaattaatttcaaaattccAAAGTTAAATCCAGCCAAGGCTACCAACAAAAAGATCGAGAAGAATGAAAAGGCAAAGATGAATCGACAAGCGAAGGCAGCGGATAAGTCAAATAAAAGCGAAGCATCTACTAGCACAGCTACGGATAAAGGGAAAAATCAACAAGCGAAGGCTGCGGACAAGTCAAATAAAAGCGAAGCAGCTACTAATCCAACTACGAGTAACGCCGTCACAGACAAAGGGAAAAAAACCGACGCCGAAAAGCAGAAGTCggataaaaataaagcaaagaagCACAAGTCCCACAAGTCCAAGCGTAGCAAACATGACCAATCCAAAAATGACGAACAAAAATCGCATAAGCCCAAATCCTCGGGAAGTAGTGAAGGGAAAACAAAGGATAAATCAACACTTCCAGTCGCTATTGACGAAAAGCGAGTGGATAATAACTCAGTGGCAAACGATGAGCCAGTGATGGAGCCTGCGTTGCCATCCTTGGAGCAACAGGCAGCGCTGGATAAAACGACTAGTGACAAGGATACAACAAAACAGCCTGAGGAGAAACCAGCGGATAAGCAGAGTGAGACAAGGGAACAGCAAGTGATTATAGAAAACGCAGCGCTCAAGCAGGAAAAGATTACTGATAAACCGCAGCCAGTACCTAAAACGGCGGTAGTTCCTACTGGAACTATGGTGGTCATACCCATGAGCAATTGTGCATCAAATCTTgatgagcagcaacagacTGAGGGCACAGCCGATATAGATAAGGATAAGAATAAGCAAACAATCAAACGAGCGGCTGAGCCAATTTCAGagttcaaaagcaaaatgcagcGACGCAAGTCAATGATGCCCATTAGCAGCGAATCGTTAGTGGACCGCGAAGAGCTCTTCAGTAGTCACAGTCTGGTCTACGAAGACGTCGTCGATCATCAGCGCGAGCAAGAAGTACGAAATAAGGCAGTAAAAgctgcaggagctggagcGGGAGCAGAGCCATCGCAGCAGCAAGAACGGATCAACCGCAAACTGGCAACAATATTTGAGAAATCCACGGACAATTCCAAAATCTCGACGCAAAACATACTGGAGGGCAAGCGACGTACGCGCCTCAATTCACTGACCTTCAATGAGACCCAAATGGGACGCAATGCGGTCATGTTGGCCGCCTTTCAAGCAGGAGGGCCAGCACCGCAGGCGGTGGCAACGGCTACCACCAAAAAAGCTAATAAACACGCTCGCTCTAGCAGCGGCAAAGCAGATCTGCCGTCAGCAAAACGCCAGCGCTTGAACGAGTCGGCAAATCAGTCAAAGTCGGGAAGCGGAGCGAAGGCAGCGGAGCCCAGGTTCAAGCCCATGCCGTCAGCAAAGCAACCATCCATAAACGAGTTGATAACAGCCCCAAGTACAAGCGCCGAGCCCAAGCCGACGACAGAAAAACACACATTCCCGAAAGAGTCAGCGTCAAGCTCAAGCGCAACTGAGAACAAGCCGAAGCCGAACGAGTTGAAGACGCCAGGCGCAACTGAAAGCAAGTTCAACGAATTGCAAAATGAGTTGAATGCGCCCAGCACAACTGAGGGCACGCCAAAGCCAAACGAGCCCGAACCCCTCATGATAGCAAACATCACAGCGCTGAGCGAGTCGGTAAAGCAGTCGAATGCGCCAAGCACAAGCGCAACTGAGGGTACGCCCAAGCCCGTGATCAAGCGCAAGCGCGCCCAACAGCGTCTGAATGAGCtggaaaaattaaacaagGACATATCCGAAATGTACTATGCGGATGATGTGCTGCGCGCCACAGGACGACGAAATTGCAATAAGGGCATAACGTACGGCAAtcgcaacaataacaacatctCTACTCTAAGTAGTGTAGAGCTAACGCCCTACATACGTAACGTAGCACGCCGTGGACGTTCCTGTGGTTCGGCGGGCGTAACACGCATGGGATTGAAAGCCAAagagacgcagcagcagcagcaactggcgcaATTCCAACTACGACGTCTGCGCGTGCGCATCAAGTACTGCGAGCAGCTGGAGCGTCGGCTTAGGGAGCAAAACCAGGCAACAGTGAAGAACATAAATCCCGCTTGGCATGCACTATCGTCAAACCAATCGGAATGTTTGGTCTGCAAGCTGCCGGTGCAGCGGGACTACAAGCATTACAATCAACACCATGGGGAGTACTTTTTCGCGCGCCTGTCTCCCGGAGCGTTGGCGGACCTGCGCATCGGCCTTGGGAATCGTCCGATTTACGGCTCGACCGCCGATTGCTTTTGGCCGCAATATCGACACAAGTGTCCCTTCTGCTGCACGGATCTGGAGCTCTCGAAGACGCGTTGGTTGGATCATTTCGCCACGCACACCGGCGAGGGCGGCTACTACTGCTCGTTGTGCCGCAAGATGTCCGAGAAATCGACTCCGCTGGCCGAGCATGTGGCCCGGTGTGGTGCAGGCGCTCACATCCTTACCAGCAATAGATTTAGAACTAAAATCCCTTTGCCCATTATCGTTTGCCATTTGTGCGAATTTGTGCAGACGAATCGAGCGAACATGGAGAATCATTGGAAACTTCAGCATGGCATGCGGGCCAAGTCCGTGAAGGGCTTGGGAGAGGAGCTGATATTGTTCCGTGTGGATGGTGTGCCGCTGGTGAAGAAGCGTTCGGAAGCTATGGCACTGATCAAGCAGAATAATCGTGCCAGAGAGACAGCAGCGCAGGAATTGGTATTGAAGCAGCAGGAGGAGGACGAGCAGAGTGAGCAAGAAGAGCAGGTGGATGAAGAAGATACCATAGAGCAGGAAGAGCAGGTGGACGACGAAGATAACGTagagcaagtgcagctgctCATACCTGGCATCATAGGAATGCCTCCACCATTGCCCGAGGAGGACCAAGTGCTGGTGGTGAATGGCTGCAAGTACGATGAGGAAGACGAAATTATGCCACCGCTGGTGGCACCAGCCACTCCAGTGAGCAACCCACCAATGCAGGAGGAGGAAGAGGAAACACTGCAGCCAAATGAagaagtagaagaagaagcagcagcagcagatccgCAAGCGGAACAAGCCGCTAAAGTCAAGCCGAACCTTTTCCACCACTACAACAAGTTCTACAACAGATTGCAAAACAATTCACCTAACCCCGCCGTTCCCAGTCCAAGCGCTGGCAGTGGTAACGTTGGAAGTAAACGCAACAAATCTCCAGGCAGCgttggcagcaactgcagtgAGACAACAGTTGAAGCTATGGAGTCAGTTGAAAACAGTTCATCAGTGATTTCGAAGCCGAGAGCTGAGGACTCTTTGGCTACAATCGTGGAGAATGTGTCCTTTAACAATCAAAACTACTATTGCCAATATACGGGATGCGAATTCGAGACCAACGAGCCGAAGGCACTGGAGACTCATTTTGAGCTAAAGCATCCGTCGGTGCGTTGGAGTGGCGGCTGTTTTAGCTGCGTGATCCCATCGAGTCGTCCGCAGCTCACCATAGCCGAAGAGCTGCGACATATGATGGAGGTGCATAAGCCGCCAGCACCAACCGAAACAGCGTCTGAAGAAGAAGCAATAGCAGAATCAGTTGATGAAAAGCCACAACTTGTGGATGAGGTGGTGgtgtcgccgccgccgtcgccggtGCCCGAGCCGGTGGCGCCTCCTGCGGTGCCCAGACTGCGCGTGCGTCGCTTTAGCGGCGATCGTTTTATCGCAGAGTCCGTTGAGGAGAGCTCCTTCGAGTTGGAATCGAACAGCCAACGTATTCAGACATTCTATGATACATACGAGAACTACACCCAAGAGCGTAAAGCGGCGCCTCCGCCCATCGCTCGACGTCGCAAAACTTTctgcgccgccgccagcagcttgGAACTGGGTCTAGCCATCAACTCGGTGTTTAGTCTGGCTGAGGTGGTGTCTGGAGTCCCTGATGTCGCTGCAGAGGAGACGGTTATGTCTGCCGATCAGACACAGATGCCTGCTGCGGCCAGCAACGCTGACTTTGTAGTCACGCAAAGTGTGACGCCCAGCTATAATGGAGAAGCTCCACCGCAAGTTAACATTTCCATCGAGGCGCATGGCGAGGCAACAGCTGGCGCCTCCGCTCCTTCAGCTGCCGTTGATCGCTTTCGCTGCATGGCGGCCAATTGTAAATTCTTTACATACACGGTCGTGGATATAAGGAGTCATTTGAATTTCCATAGCTTGGTAAGCTTTGGCAACAAAGATTACTTAAAGTGCATCTACTGTGGCCTTGTGGCCATCGATGTGGATAATTTTGTGCGACATGGCGTCTCTGTGCATGGGCTGGGCTCACCtgcggagctgctgctgccagctcaGCCAACTTCATCTACCGAACTCATACGCACACTACTGGAGCAGCGACGCAATCCGCCGCGTCCTCCAGCTGCAGCGACagtgacagcaacagcgacaacaagtgcaacaacagcagctactcAGGAGAAGACGGAGCCCTGTCCGGCCTTTAACGTaatgctggagcagctgcttaatCCCACTGGACTTGAAT TGAGCAAACTATTTGCATGCCCGCAACGGGGCTGCCACGTCACCTTGAAAGAGGAGGAGTTCACCAACCATGTGCTCTACCACGTCTCGAGCAATCCAAGCATCCAGCCACTGAAATGCAAGCACTGTACACAGTCCTTCGAGCGTCCAGCTGAGATGCGTCTGCACTTGAAGCGGCTTCATGCGCGGCATCAATACATTTGCCAGCTGTGCCTGGCGACAACCGTCGATGCGGCTCTGATGCAGCATCATGTGCGACAGGTGCACGCACTTGGGGGCGGCGCTTCCAAGTTCGTGGAGCTaccgcagtcgcagctgcaactgaagcAAAGCTATTGGGTGGCCGTGATGGGAAAAGAGGACACGTttggcaagctgcagctgggcAGACTGATTGAGGGGCTGTGCGTTGAGTGGCAACTGCGTCGTCGGCAGCCAAGTGCCAAGACACGATTTCATCCATCGGAGCTGCATGTGCTGCCCACTGGGGgtcagttgctgccacacaagGTGCAATGCACCGAGTGTCGCTTTGGCACCAATGAGAGCAAACAGATGTTGTCTCACCTCATGCTACATCGCATCGAGGCGGTGCATCAGACCTACAAGCAGCGGAATGAACAGCCAGCAAAGGcgccagtggcagtggcagtgtcAGGAGCTGagcctgctgctgccagccaaTCGGGAACGGCAACATGTGGCAGCATGGTAGTAGCATCACCACTGGTGGAGACGGAGACAGGCGGGCAGTGCAATGTGCAAAGGCCGCGATATGGCTATGTGCCCAAGGAGGTGCGCTTCGTCTGCGGCGTGCCGCAGTGCAACGAGCGTCGAGATAGCGAGTTTAACCTACGTTGCCATCTGATCCAGAGCCATAGATATGCGGATACCTACACGTGCCCACATTGCGGGGAGTCGCAGACTCGCCTGCTGGTGACCAATGTGCTGCTGCATCTGTCGATGCACAAGCGTCATCTGTATCAGTGCGGCGCCTGTCCGGTGTTCCATGCCAAGAAAATTGCCATCGATAGTCATATTAACGATAAGCACCCCGATGCCTCGGTGGATATTATCATCCATAAACGCAACGATAGCGCCTACAACATGCAGCTCGACGAGACGCGCTGGCTCAAGTCGG CGGCACGCGTCAACTTCGGCGCCCCCAACGACTTTGTCTGCAACATTTGCCGCTGGCAATCGCCCAACTACATTCAGATCTTGCGGCATTCACAGAATATGCACGACCAGCGCGATCAGTACAACTGTCCGTACTGCAAGGAGGGCTTCTCGCTGGATGTCGTCGGCACCATTATCCACATACTGCGCCAGCATCCGGGCAAGCGCGTGCAGCCGGTGCAGAGCTTCCAGCGCCTGCGTAACGTATTCAAGAATACGCTCGGCTTCTACTGCAACAATTGTCAGCGTGCGGCAACAACGTATCAGCGTATGCTGGGCCACTGTGTGGAGAAGCAATTGACTCATCATCAGTACCAGTGTCCGCACTGTGAGTACAGCGCCTCGGTCGAGCGCAACGTTGCGAACCATTTGGAGCGACGTGGCAAGCACAAGAGCACGCTTTTGGGCCTGGCACTGCATCAGTTTGAGCGTGTGTTCAATGAGCTGCTGGACAGCGATTGCTGGCAATTGGCTCAGCCTATGCGAGacaagcagccgcagcagcaggacgagcagccgcagcagcaggacgagcagccgcagcagcaggacgagcagcagcagccacggaAGTCAAAACCAAACAACAGCGAGAAAGAATTGGAATTAATTGAGGTATTATCCTCAGATGAGGAGGCCGAagagcagttgcagctgcagcaggagcaggataAGCAAGCAGAGACACTAATCTCGCTGTGCTTTGAGCTCACTTGCATGATGTGTGAAGCGACAGCCAATGATGTGGATAAGCTTCGTCAGCATTGGATGAGCCGGCATTCGCATAAGCCATTCTACTTTACTGTCAAGCCACTGCTATGTTGTCCCTACTGTCTGGAATTTGTGGGCGGCGCCAAAGTATTGGCTGCGCATTTGCAGGAGAAGCATTCAATACACAACCTCATCGGCTGCGATGTGCGCCGCAAGACCGAGTGCGCCTTCTGCAGCTTTAACTTCGGCACCGACACGTCCAAGCTCGTCAATCACTGTCGAACCGAAAGGCATTTTGCCCACGAGATCAAGGAATTATCGAACGGCACGTTGAAGACACTGCTGGAGCCCAGCGCCTTGGGTTTGCGCACCAGCTACTTTATCTGCAACACGTGTCGCCAGGTGCTGCCCACGAAGGAGGCAATGGCACAACATGGCAGCGAGAAGCACAAGACAATACAAGGAGGCTTCTGCTTTCTGCAGATTAAGAAGGATATTATATACTATTGCGCCTTTTGTCGTTTTGCGTCCACCACGGAGATGCTTGTAATGCGTCATATGCTCAATCACTTCAAGGGCTTCCGCCAATGCAGCTACTGCAACGCGCACCAAAGCGATGACTTCGATGAATACATTCAGCACTGCTATACGGCGCACAAGGAGCTGGTGCGGACGACCTTTGAGGCAGTGCATCCGTTTAGGCAGATCAGCATGTATCTGATGCATACGTTTATGCAATTCCCCAACGGCTTCATCGCAAGCAAGAAGAGCTTGCGCTACACGCGCTATCATGATGTGAGCGTCATCCAAGAAGTATACCGTGGGCTTCTGCGCGATGCAGTGCAGCCGCCAATACCGAGGATTAACATTGCGGCATTGATGAAGCGCAAAGAAACCGCTATTAAGATAACAAAGCGCCGCAAGACTTTGAATCCCAACGATTTGAATAGAATCAGAGAAAGCGAGGCAAGCGGCACAcaacaaacgcaaacgcaagcAGCTTCAATAACTCCAGTTCATGCAAGCAGTGTCGTAAGCAATACACCAAGCcgtgttgcaagcagcgcagcaagcagTTCAGCAGTAATTGTGCCCAATACGCGAATTGTCGAACGCGTGCCATTTTATAGAGAGACTTCGTTTACCAACAATGCAACCGTGgcagcaacttcaactgcGCCCACCAAAGTATTATTAATACCTGTGTCCAGCCCACTAAGTGTACCCAGttcaacatacatacaaagcCTGTTAATGCAACAGCTCCACCG GTCACAGCTAATGCTGTAA